The following are from one region of the Amedibacterium intestinale genome:
- a CDS encoding AAA family ATPase, which yields MKDIYLVSYSVKGIKTLDKLISLQFYKKTISKNPDTQEYNIKGIYGMNGSGKSGIITSVEILRNIIVDPGYLNNPVVQKNLDAMINKRTKELFIEADYMVKAGEEIKLFRYSVTLSKNNLGKYVISHECLSTKKAISKSEFDETVFEVSDGEIVSVYEGKEKDKFVESILNKTMNLLTTASMSALFYEKFIKSNNMQKEKNILWAYITFLYVLGEKIHVNLDDSDNHRKNFLEIYDDCINVINITGNIVPQEMYKHFEKTVNKLFEFLHIFKTDLQGIEIDRKEDHELWVCDLVMCYESYKIHAEFESTGIKKLIKLFAYLKEMVQGGIVFIDEFDSNLHDVYLCALLEYLMEYGEGQLCFTTHNVGPMDVLKQHKKSIDFLSENHRIYPWTTNGNYSPSKLYRNGMIEGSPFNVDSIDFIGVFGTGEVDE from the coding sequence GTGAAAGATATATATTTAGTTTCTTATTCTGTTAAGGGGATAAAGACATTAGACAAGTTAATTTCGCTGCAATTTTATAAGAAAACTATATCAAAGAACCCAGATACGCAGGAATATAATATAAAGGGAATTTACGGCATGAATGGTTCTGGAAAATCAGGTATTATAACTTCTGTTGAAATATTAAGAAACATTATTGTTGATCCAGGATATTTGAATAATCCTGTTGTCCAGAAAAATTTAGATGCAATGATTAATAAACGCACAAAGGAATTATTTATTGAGGCTGACTATATGGTAAAAGCAGGAGAAGAAATAAAACTTTTTCGATATAGTGTGACATTATCCAAGAATAATCTAGGAAAGTACGTTATTTCTCATGAATGTTTATCTACAAAAAAAGCAATTTCAAAGAGTGAATTTGATGAGACTGTTTTTGAGGTATCTGATGGAGAAATTGTATCTGTTTATGAAGGAAAAGAAAAAGATAAATTTGTTGAATCTATACTTAATAAGACGATGAATCTATTGACCACAGCTTCAATGAGTGCCTTATTTTATGAAAAATTTATAAAATCAAATAATATGCAGAAGGAGAAAAATATCCTTTGGGCTTATATAACTTTTTTATATGTTCTTGGAGAAAAAATACATGTAAATTTAGATGACTCAGATAATCATAGAAAAAATTTTTTAGAAATATACGATGATTGTATTAATGTTATAAATATTACTGGCAATATTGTACCTCAAGAAATGTACAAGCATTTTGAAAAGACAGTTAATAAACTATTTGAATTTTTGCATATTTTTAAAACGGATTTACAGGGTATTGAGATTGATAGAAAAGAAGATCATGAACTTTGGGTTTGCGATTTAGTTATGTGTTATGAATCTTATAAGATTCATGCAGAATTTGAAAGTACCGGGATAAAAAAACTTATTAAATTATTTGCATATTTAAAAGAAATGGTGCAAGGCGGAATTGTATTTATTGATGAATTTGATTCTAATCTGCATGATGTTTATTTGTGCGCATTACTTGAATATTTAATGGAGTATGGAGAAGGGCAACTTTGTTTCACAACGCATAATGTAGGTCCTATGGATGTTTTGAAGCAGCATAAAAAATCTATTGATTTTCTATCTGAAAATCATAGGATATATCCTTGGACGACAAATGGAAATTATTCACCTTCTAAAC